The following coding sequences lie in one Pseudomonadota bacterium genomic window:
- a CDS encoding DUF4160 domain-containing protein — translation MPEISRFFGISILMYFNDHSPPHFHAKYNEHRAVFRITDMMMVEGKLPPRVAALVFEWASLHRSELAGCWAALAETGTLKRIAPLV, via the coding sequence ATGCCAGAAATCTCCCGCTTCTTCGGGATCTCCATCCTCATGTACTTCAACGACCACTCACCGCCGCACTTCCACGCCAAGTACAACGAGCACCGCGCGGTGTTCCGGATCACCGACATGATGATGGTCGAGGGGAAGCTCCCGCCCCGCGTCGCGGCGCTCGTCTTCGAGTGGGCGAGCCTCCATCGATCCGAGCTCGCCGGGTGCTGGGCCGCCCTTGCCGAGACAGGCACTTTGAAACGGATCGCGCCGCTCGTATAA